The Metabacillus schmidteae genome has a segment encoding these proteins:
- a CDS encoding YolD-like family protein: protein MAIRDRGKLKWQSAFFMPEHVKMLQDLKRDDQKVGRPILDEYQIVEFEQKICLAMEFSYQVKVKTWEKGFFKCYTGLLHRLDEINKTLIIEQEEQFIYLRFSYIVGIELVEG from the coding sequence GTGGCGATTCGTGATCGAGGCAAGCTAAAATGGCAATCAGCGTTCTTTATGCCAGAGCATGTAAAAATGCTTCAAGATTTAAAAAGAGATGATCAAAAAGTAGGTAGGCCTATCCTTGATGAATACCAAATAGTTGAATTTGAGCAGAAGATATGCTTGGCAATGGAATTTTCATATCAGGTAAAAGTTAAGACTTGGGAAAAAGGATTCTTTAAGTGTTATACAGGATTACTCCATAGGCTTGATGAAATCAATAAGACTTTAATTATCGAGCAAGAAGAACAGTTTATCTATCTTAGATTTAGTTACATTGTTGGCATAGAGTTAGTGGAAGGATAA
- a CDS encoding DUF6075 family protein — translation MFLCQDHQERFKCFLEQDGTHNLDVERKAMFYIFSGISELADKIPFFYDFSERMIRIEGYDEASLSSSEKSLVKLGFNLYNNSPCGTVVDLFGNLDEKNRMLALNAIQFRFKMD, via the coding sequence ATGTTTCTATGTCAAGACCATCAGGAAAGGTTTAAATGTTTCTTAGAGCAAGATGGGACTCACAATTTGGATGTTGAGAGAAAAGCAATGTTTTACATTTTTTCAGGGATTAGCGAATTGGCAGATAAGATTCCATTCTTTTACGATTTTTCGGAAAGAATGATTCGGATTGAGGGCTATGATGAAGCAAGTTTATCCAGTAGTGAAAAATCGTTAGTAAAATTGGGGTTTAATCTATACAACAATTCCCCTTGTGGTACAGTGGTTGATTTGTTTGGAAATTTGGATGAAAAGAATCGAATGTTGGCATTAAATGCGATTCAATTTAGATTTAAAATGGATTAA
- a CDS encoding DUF2442 domain-containing protein has protein sequence MRILSFYLTKTFKFIMEFENGDYRLLDMREFLQNEEGTVKDIINDVDVFITAKLDDVTGTIRWANEVDFDPEILYKSSISLDELMNKNPVGGKRAREIPKPRKVTRLPDDHESEISKQNKSLIKLLRGL, from the coding sequence ATGAGGATTTTATCGTTTTACCTGACTAAAACCTTCAAGTTTATAATGGAATTTGAAAATGGCGATTATCGACTTTTAGATATGCGGGAGTTTCTACAGAACGAAGAAGGAACAGTGAAAGATATAATCAATGATGTAGACGTATTTATTACGGCAAAATTAGACGATGTTACAGGAACTATAAGGTGGGCAAATGAGGTTGACTTCGATCCTGAAATTTTATATAAAAGCAGTATTTCTCTGGATGAACTAATGAATAAAAATCCTGTAGGGGGTAAAAGGGCGAGGGAAATACCAAAACCAAGAAAGGTTACAAGATTACCAGACGATCATGAATCTGAGATTTCAAAGCAAAATAAATCGCTAATAAAGCTACTTAGGGGATTATGA
- a CDS encoding PD-(D/E)XK nuclease family protein has protein sequence MQNITISQEGSPINAIKDKVVQSWSYSKHKRFLNCKRGLVFTDVIAPLGMRKDSTSFERKVTQLNQMKNLDMLFGISIHNQVYQAVKEWFREGIQPDAERIYKNIRCELNQAFIDSKSYREVWKQGNGVQGAMLQEIYYSNELPADRAEKIREKMVACTNSFCSSSTLEEIMYGEEVQFDHAERNRSMNIDNVQVKFVIDLVYDHNQKGKTIIDWKSGNHSMDDYYQLCIYALYYAHVFNFDINQITVANEYLYPNKELAGAVKYPITKDDIDRVKELIVNSAGLISDFIMSEKLERAEDVLLLPEAPNEKACSWCNFREICHKG, from the coding sequence GTGCAAAACATAACAATAAGCCAAGAGGGGTCGCCAATAAATGCAATTAAAGATAAAGTAGTTCAATCTTGGTCTTATTCGAAACATAAGCGATTCTTGAATTGTAAACGTGGATTAGTCTTTACCGATGTAATTGCACCGTTGGGCATGCGTAAAGATTCCACATCATTTGAGAGAAAAGTTACACAGCTGAATCAAATGAAGAATCTTGATATGCTTTTCGGTATTTCAATACATAATCAGGTCTATCAAGCTGTAAAGGAGTGGTTCCGAGAAGGTATCCAGCCCGATGCTGAGCGTATCTATAAGAATATTAGATGTGAGTTAAACCAAGCATTTATAGACTCTAAAAGCTACAGAGAGGTATGGAAACAGGGAAATGGCGTGCAAGGGGCAATGTTACAGGAAATCTACTACAGTAATGAACTGCCTGCTGATCGAGCTGAAAAAATTAGAGAAAAGATGGTCGCCTGCACAAACTCTTTCTGTTCCAGTTCCACTTTGGAAGAAATTATGTATGGAGAAGAGGTGCAGTTTGATCATGCTGAACGGAACCGATCCATGAACATAGATAATGTTCAAGTGAAATTTGTTATTGATTTGGTCTATGACCATAACCAGAAAGGTAAAACAATAATTGATTGGAAATCAGGCAATCACTCTATGGACGACTATTATCAATTATGCATCTATGCCTTGTATTACGCTCATGTATTTAATTTTGATATAAACCAAATTACAGTGGCTAACGAGTACCTTTATCCTAATAAAGAATTGGCGGGAGCAGTGAAATACCCGATTACAAAAGACGACATAGATCGAGTTAAAGAACTAATAGTAAATAGTGCGGGACTTATCTCGGATTTTATAATGAGTGAGAAATTGGAAAGAGCTGAGGATGTATTGTTACTCCCAGAGGCTCCGAATGAGAAGGCTTGCTCCTGGTGTAACTTTCGAGAAATATGCCATAAAGGATAA
- a CDS encoding Holliday junction resolvase RecU, with protein sequence MIIYEQQGKGKTKNKTAHGKIFELEFLNSFQGNNIFFQRVKDDTLRYKNVQNFCDFICFSYPHLYLLELKTTKQKSLPFSNISHFQIDSLFHYSQYEGIKAGLVINFRSHDYQTFLLPAEIAYPYYNNADRRSFPLEWVQDNGIFLPSTLARTRYRFDISPLLNF encoded by the coding sequence ATGATTATTTACGAACAACAAGGCAAAGGCAAAACCAAAAACAAAACAGCTCATGGCAAAATATTCGAGCTGGAATTTCTAAATAGTTTCCAAGGTAACAACATCTTTTTTCAACGAGTCAAAGACGATACCCTTAGATATAAAAATGTGCAAAATTTCTGTGACTTCATCTGCTTTTCCTATCCTCACCTTTATCTCCTGGAACTCAAAACCACAAAACAAAAATCTCTTCCCTTTAGCAATATAAGTCACTTCCAAATCGATTCTCTTTTTCATTACAGTCAATATGAAGGCATAAAAGCAGGCCTCGTAATCAATTTTCGATCACACGATTATCAAACATTTTTACTGCCCGCAGAAATAGCATATCCCTACTACAACAACGCAGACCGCAGAAGTTTTCCTTTAGAATGGGTGCAAGACAATGGCATCTTCCTACCTTCCACATTGGCTCGTACTCGTTACCGTTTTGATATCAGTCCGCTACTGAATTTCTAA
- a CDS encoding helix-turn-helix domain-containing protein produces the protein MKEVRVINKNFGRMLKYLRTKQGLSLRQIREMTGISESYVNRLENNGRLCPSYPVIEKLASALSVEPTDLLEVGSNKTNGGVVPLEQLLFSCEFTLDGVKTVSSEVVEQLLNLIDVINDVVWQRDTFIADIYEITEAVDELKQELNA, from the coding sequence ATGAAAGAGGTAAGAGTGATTAATAAGAATTTCGGAAGAATGTTAAAGTATCTTAGAACTAAGCAAGGATTAAGCCTGAGACAAATCAGAGAAATGACGGGGATAAGCGAAAGCTACGTAAACCGTTTGGAAAATAATGGACGCCTTTGTCCGAGCTATCCTGTAATTGAAAAGCTGGCTTCTGCTTTGTCAGTTGAACCTACTGATCTTTTAGAGGTAGGTTCAAATAAAACTAATGGTGGAGTAGTTCCATTGGAGCAATTATTATTTTCTTGCGAATTTACATTGGATGGAGTTAAAACAGTAAGTTCAGAAGTGGTTGAACAGCTATTAAATTTGATTGATGTTATCAACGATGTCGTTTGGCAAAGAGATACCTTTATTGCAGACATCTACGAAATTACAGAAGCTGTAGATGAACTGAAACAGGAATTAAATGCTTAG
- a CDS encoding TIGR04540 family protein, producing the protein MQVKLFYKTQRELAVSLNEIVDAYWNDEINEDSLIKCVHDVYINNPNKMLKEGKFTTVLKQQCGKRRLEVIERIIRGGAEIRS; encoded by the coding sequence TTGCAAGTTAAACTTTTTTACAAGACACAAAGAGAGCTTGCAGTGTCTCTGAATGAAATTGTAGATGCTTATTGGAATGATGAAATAAATGAAGATTCCCTTATCAAGTGCGTCCATGACGTGTACATAAATAATCCAAATAAAATGCTTAAAGAAGGGAAGTTTACTACAGTCCTAAAACAACAGTGCGGAAAAAGAAGGCTTGAAGTAATAGAAAGAATTATAAGAGGCGGTGCTGAAATTAGGTCATAG
- a CDS encoding DUF1819 family protein: protein MTKELEYSATLTGASFLLYELKQVLKLKKQGLSDVEIKKQVIEENAFEYKFTSSLKRSVPSVIRRAIVLDDQLQEWVLSGPLDVGKIINLYAIMKTDRLFFEFMDEVIREKLEEGNYLLEKKDLNVFFVTKAEQDEKMAKWTEQTINKLKQVYMKLLFEAGLLRDKKTGELSRVLLEEDIKRHLTYIGDSAYLRAIGE from the coding sequence ATGACTAAAGAATTAGAATATAGTGCCACACTCACAGGAGCTTCCTTTTTGCTGTACGAACTAAAGCAAGTCTTGAAGCTCAAAAAGCAAGGTTTGTCGGATGTTGAGATTAAAAAACAGGTAATTGAAGAAAATGCTTTTGAGTACAAGTTTACATCCAGTCTAAAACGAAGCGTACCTTCTGTGATAAGACGAGCAATTGTGTTAGATGATCAGCTACAAGAGTGGGTTTTAAGCGGCCCATTAGATGTAGGAAAGATTATAAACCTATATGCCATTATGAAGACGGATCGACTGTTCTTTGAATTTATGGATGAAGTTATCCGAGAAAAGCTGGAAGAGGGTAATTACCTACTTGAAAAGAAGGATTTGAACGTTTTCTTTGTTACAAAAGCTGAGCAAGACGAAAAAATGGCGAAATGGACTGAACAAACCATAAATAAATTGAAACAAGTTTATATGAAGTTGCTGTTTGAGGCGGGACTATTACGGGACAAAAAAACAGGTGAATTAAGCAGAGTGCTATTAGAGGAAGATATCAAACGTCATTTAACCTACATCGGAGATTCTGCTTATTTAAGAGCAATTGGAGAGTGA
- a CDS encoding DUF1788 domain-containing protein: MANINRRLDKIIPKIKEEKFIQGRGLGNEISFYIFDYEPNEELIVRDYVNHIKKEFSYEGSDRKIIEFDLYKMLIEIAREKRIFDQVFKVEERQGKDALFKALTTFAKPDIFLRKIKEQLGDHNVVFITGVGKVYPFVRSHTILNNLQEVIDKIPVIMFFPGQYDGQSLQLFGKFKDDNYYRAFPLVD; the protein is encoded by the coding sequence ATGGCTAACATTAATCGAAGACTTGATAAGATTATTCCAAAAATTAAAGAGGAAAAGTTTATCCAAGGTAGAGGGCTTGGAAATGAGATTAGCTTTTATATTTTTGACTATGAACCGAATGAAGAACTAATTGTTCGTGATTATGTGAATCATATAAAAAAGGAATTCAGTTACGAAGGATCTGATCGCAAAATTATTGAGTTCGACTTATACAAAATGTTAATAGAGATTGCAAGGGAAAAACGGATTTTTGATCAAGTTTTCAAAGTAGAGGAGAGGCAGGGGAAAGATGCACTATTTAAAGCATTAACTACCTTTGCTAAACCCGACATCTTTTTGAGAAAGATTAAGGAACAATTGGGTGATCACAATGTTGTTTTTATCACAGGTGTGGGTAAAGTTTATCCATTTGTTCGATCACATACTATATTAAATAATCTTCAAGAGGTAATTGACAAAATACCTGTAATCATGTTTTTCCCAGGGCAATATGATGGACAATCTCTTCAATTATTTGGGAAATTTAAAGATGACAACTATTACCGAGCATTTCCGTTAGTGGATTAG
- the brxC gene encoding BREX system P-loop protein BrxC — protein sequence MIIKDMFQKDIERDIRGVIKVAQTDEDNIYQELDEYVVTRELNKHLSKFYENYQKGIDGVTDKMGVWISGFFGSGKSHFLKILAYLLENKKVKDKQAIDFFQDKIQDPLILANMNRTADVETEVILFNIDSKAGMDSKSKEDAILRVFMKVFYEHRGYFGDIPGVAEMEKYLDQKGVYEQFKAEFKALSGEEWVDRRNTFYFDADYVIGALTKVTDMSEESARNWFEKGVNNFEISIEKFAKDVNEYIERKGGKFHLVFLVDEIGQYIGDSRNLMLNLQTLAEDLGTHAKGKVWIMVTSQESIDSLVKVKGDDFSRIQGRFDTRLSLSSISVDEVIKKRILLKKDFANDKLKLIYPEKSAILKNLISFKESTADLRGYDNEQEFADVYPFIPYQFKLLQNVFEQVRRHGSSGKHLSEGERSMLSAFKEAGLRFKDEEEGVLVPFYAFYDTIKEFLNPTISRVIEGAYENPALKDNEFNINLLKVLFMIKYIKELPANLDNIATLMVTNIDEDKLELKEKIKVALRKLIAQTLVQKNGEFFIFLTDDEQDINREIKTINVDDDVIKRELANYIFQDLYDEKKYRYSPEYSFSYNQKMDEKNHGNQTSSVGITILSPLSDHYGKSEQELMMMSSGTGECIIKLGGNEFYIEEMEEILRIEEYRKKKNITQLPESIQNILNNKQAEVRERRRRVRELLEDAIKSGQFFINGDNIAIKGSTVREKINTALHSLVDNVYTKLGYVKDYLGTERELLAVLNSKEEQMSFSTEIKQVPNELAIKEISDFITLQDSIQKQIRVKMILDRFHDKPYGWRELDIQRMIAELLKDQKIRIRYNSEYLEPEVDSSRIITILTKPNEADKGIILKRKKVDETLIKTAKKVSKEVFNKTDLPDDEDGLVKEIRSLIEKQEAEINAYKARYEGRKYPGMSLLNKGLEYFSEFHKGLDNASFFAKIKGLQKDLSYWEEDMTYLRNFFSGDQKDIFDKGLTALNTYEENKTYLIEQVADQYATQLKNILNDSIPYGKIKDIPEIIKSIYKQIDHVLTEKKENAKEKIKVDYDYIALKAKQYGVSDDTKKRIEQYYPELLSQIEGFVDIYKVDATISQSASFKEKYERAINQEIQEWQNRNAKKPPIVIDGGETSDNGGQVATVQKQKIKASELIVVRELRSEEDVEQYINTLSNKLKQIIKSNKEIEFID from the coding sequence ATGATCATTAAGGATATGTTTCAGAAAGACATTGAAAGAGATATAAGAGGCGTTATTAAAGTTGCTCAGACAGATGAGGACAATATTTATCAAGAGCTTGATGAATATGTCGTTACAAGGGAATTGAACAAGCATTTATCGAAGTTTTATGAGAATTATCAGAAGGGCATAGACGGAGTAACGGATAAAATGGGAGTCTGGATTTCAGGATTCTTCGGTTCAGGTAAATCGCACTTTCTGAAAATCCTTGCCTATCTACTTGAAAATAAAAAAGTAAAAGACAAACAAGCAATTGATTTCTTTCAAGATAAGATACAAGATCCACTTATTTTAGCAAATATGAATCGGACAGCAGATGTTGAGACCGAAGTAATTTTATTTAACATTGATTCGAAAGCTGGGATGGATAGCAAATCGAAAGAGGATGCAATTCTTCGTGTTTTTATGAAGGTTTTCTATGAACATAGAGGGTACTTTGGAGATATTCCTGGGGTTGCAGAAATGGAAAAATACTTGGATCAAAAAGGTGTCTATGAGCAATTTAAAGCGGAATTTAAGGCACTTTCAGGTGAGGAATGGGTGGATCGCCGTAACACGTTTTATTTTGACGCTGACTACGTAATAGGAGCCTTAACAAAGGTTACGGATATGTCCGAAGAATCAGCTCGAAACTGGTTCGAAAAAGGCGTGAATAATTTTGAAATCAGCATTGAGAAGTTTGCAAAAGATGTAAATGAATATATTGAACGAAAAGGGGGGAAATTCCACCTTGTATTTTTAGTCGATGAAATCGGGCAGTACATTGGTGATAGTCGAAACCTTATGCTAAACCTTCAAACGCTTGCAGAGGACTTAGGAACTCATGCGAAAGGGAAGGTATGGATTATGGTTACTTCCCAAGAGAGCATTGATAGCCTTGTTAAGGTAAAGGGAGATGACTTCTCACGCATTCAGGGCCGCTTTGATACAAGGCTTTCTCTTTCATCCATATCTGTTGATGAAGTAATCAAGAAACGTATCTTACTAAAGAAAGACTTTGCTAACGATAAGCTCAAATTGATATATCCAGAGAAAAGTGCAATTTTAAAGAACTTAATCAGTTTTAAAGAAAGTACAGCAGATTTGAGAGGATATGATAATGAACAAGAATTTGCAGACGTTTACCCATTTATTCCATATCAATTTAAACTTCTGCAAAATGTTTTTGAGCAAGTAAGAAGACATGGTTCATCTGGCAAACACTTATCCGAGGGTGAACGTTCGATGTTATCTGCATTTAAAGAAGCGGGGTTACGTTTTAAGGATGAAGAGGAGGGCGTGTTGGTTCCTTTCTACGCATTTTACGATACAATTAAGGAATTTCTCAATCCAACTATTTCAAGGGTAATCGAGGGAGCATATGAAAACCCTGCTCTAAAAGATAATGAATTTAATATAAACCTCTTGAAAGTATTATTTATGATTAAATACATCAAAGAGCTTCCTGCCAATCTTGATAATATTGCAACCCTTATGGTCACAAATATTGATGAAGATAAATTAGAGTTGAAAGAAAAAATTAAAGTCGCTTTAAGAAAACTCATTGCACAAACACTTGTTCAGAAAAATGGCGAATTCTTTATCTTCTTAACAGACGATGAACAAGATATCAACCGAGAAATTAAAACAATTAATGTAGACGATGATGTAATTAAAAGAGAACTTGCTAACTATATTTTCCAAGACCTTTATGACGAGAAAAAATACCGTTATTCACCTGAATATTCGTTTTCTTACAATCAAAAAATGGATGAAAAGAATCATGGTAATCAAACATCAAGTGTAGGTATTACTATACTCTCGCCATTATCAGATCATTATGGGAAATCTGAACAGGAATTAATGATGATGTCGTCAGGTACTGGTGAATGTATCATTAAACTTGGTGGAAATGAATTCTATATAGAAGAAATGGAAGAGATTCTAAGAATTGAGGAGTATCGTAAGAAAAAGAACATCACACAGCTTCCTGAAAGCATTCAGAACATCTTAAACAATAAACAAGCAGAAGTTCGGGAAAGAAGACGAAGAGTACGTGAATTGTTAGAAGATGCGATTAAAAGTGGTCAATTCTTCATAAACGGAGATAATATTGCAATTAAAGGCTCAACAGTAAGAGAAAAAATAAATACTGCTCTACACTCTTTAGTTGATAATGTATATACGAAATTAGGATACGTAAAGGATTATTTGGGAACTGAAAGAGAACTTCTTGCGGTATTAAACTCAAAAGAAGAGCAAATGTCCTTTAGTACAGAAATAAAGCAAGTACCAAATGAATTAGCCATCAAAGAAATTTCAGATTTTATTACACTTCAAGATTCAATTCAAAAGCAAATTCGAGTCAAAATGATTTTAGATCGTTTCCACGATAAGCCTTATGGATGGAGAGAGCTGGATATTCAAAGAATGATTGCTGAACTGTTAAAGGATCAAAAAATTCGGATTCGCTATAATTCCGAGTATTTGGAGCCAGAGGTGGATTCGAGTAGAATAATAACCATATTGACGAAACCAAATGAAGCTGATAAAGGGATTATTCTAAAACGTAAAAAAGTCGATGAAACACTTATTAAAACAGCCAAGAAAGTGAGTAAAGAAGTCTTTAATAAAACAGACTTACCAGATGATGAAGACGGATTAGTGAAGGAAATTCGTTCCCTTATTGAAAAGCAAGAGGCAGAAATTAATGCTTACAAGGCTCGTTATGAGGGTAGAAAGTATCCTGGTATGAGTTTACTTAATAAAGGATTAGAATATTTTAGTGAGTTTCATAAAGGGTTAGATAATGCTTCTTTCTTTGCAAAGATCAAAGGGTTACAAAAAGATCTTAGCTATTGGGAAGAGGATATGACTTATTTAAGGAATTTCTTTAGTGGCGATCAAAAAGATATTTTTGATAAAGGACTTACAGCACTTAACACATACGAAGAAAATAAAACTTATCTTATTGAGCAAGTTGCTGATCAGTATGCAACACAATTAAAAAATATCTTAAATGATTCAATTCCGTATGGGAAAATTAAAGATATTCCAGAGATAATCAAGTCTATTTATAAACAAATTGATCATGTACTAACAGAGAAAAAAGAAAATGCTAAGGAAAAAATAAAAGTTGACTATGATTACATTGCTTTAAAAGCAAAGCAATATGGTGTTTCCGATGATACGAAGAAGCGAATTGAACAATACTATCCTGAATTGCTAAGCCAAATAGAAGGGTTTGTTGATATCTACAAGGTAGATGCAACTATTTCTCAAAGTGCCAGTTTTAAGGAAAAATATGAACGAGCCATCAATCAAGAAATTCAAGAATGGCAAAATCGAAATGCAAAAAAACCACCAATTGTAATAGATGGAGGGGAAACCTCAGATAACGGTGGACAAGTTGCTACGGTACAAAAGCAAAAGATAAAAGCATCCGAATTAATTGTCGTGAGAGAATTACGTTCAGAAGAAGATGTAGAACAGTACATCAATACCTTATCAAATAAGTTAAAGCAGATTATTAAATCTAATAAAGAAATCGAGTTTATTGATTAG